A single genomic interval of Chloracidobacterium validum harbors:
- the bshC gene encoding bacillithiol biosynthesis cysteine-adding enzyme BshC, with amino-acid sequence MPSLSTLEQTLTTAAAHRLARYPPLTRQTLSTALQEQNLRWQAAPQTLANLDRLAEASTVAIVTGQQAGLLGGPALTIWKILTAIKLAQNLAQRGQSSVPVFWMASEDHDFDEVEQTTILAPDGTLQTLTCRPSFVGHPAVGEVELDASIEQMLNTLASALPTTEFTSGIFEDLRASYLPGRKWCDAFAHWLHRLFAPFGLIIVDPRDERLRTITQPVFEAIIQRTPDITNRLVQQAQAYQAQGKSPQVSVIPSSTTLFLDIDGNRTPLVLDGYRFRPKSNVETSYTKEDLLRILRAEPLRLTPSALLRPVIQDTLFPTVVQVVGPAEMAYLSQSEIIYEAVGIQSPIRWPRASVTLVEQRHAKVFAKLGLTPDAAALGKPELLRRAALQSNDAQIIEYVNEVKVSFGAQLDRLKQLLHEADPSLAEALDRGREKIFHQLNGLEQRFFASYAQRDAARTRQIERAITALTPHGQPQERVLNILSFLVKYGPSLLTHSYTKIDFQTTDHQWILLEPGRA; translated from the coding sequence ATGCCTTCCCTTTCCACGCTGGAACAGACCCTCACGACGGCGGCGGCTCACCGTTTAGCCCGCTACCCACCCTTGACTCGCCAAACACTTAGCACGGCACTCCAGGAACAAAACCTTCGCTGGCAGGCGGCGCCACAGACCCTGGCGAACCTTGACCGGCTGGCCGAAGCGTCCACGGTCGCCATCGTCACCGGACAACAAGCCGGACTCTTGGGCGGACCTGCGCTGACCATTTGGAAAATTCTGACGGCCATCAAGCTAGCCCAAAACCTTGCGCAACGTGGCCAAAGCAGCGTGCCAGTCTTTTGGATGGCTTCTGAGGACCACGATTTTGACGAAGTCGAGCAAACAACAATCCTTGCACCCGATGGCACGCTGCAAACGCTGACCTGTCGCCCGTCTTTTGTGGGACACCCGGCGGTTGGCGAAGTCGAACTTGATGCAAGCATCGAGCAAATGCTCAACACGCTTGCATCCGCGCTACCCACGACAGAATTCACTAGCGGTATTTTTGAGGATTTACGTGCTAGCTACCTTCCCGGCCGCAAATGGTGCGACGCCTTTGCGCACTGGCTGCACCGACTGTTCGCGCCATTCGGGTTGATTATCGTTGATCCACGCGACGAGCGGCTGCGCACCATCACCCAGCCCGTATTTGAAGCCATCATTCAGCGCACACCAGACATCACCAACCGGCTCGTTCAGCAAGCGCAAGCCTACCAGGCGCAGGGTAAGTCGCCACAAGTCAGTGTCATCCCATCCTCAACGACACTGTTTCTCGACATAGACGGCAACCGCACACCCCTCGTACTCGACGGATACCGCTTTCGGCCGAAGTCCAACGTTGAAACAAGCTATACGAAGGAAGACCTGCTGCGCATCTTACGTGCTGAGCCACTGCGCTTGACGCCAAGTGCGCTCCTGCGCCCGGTGATTCAAGATACGCTCTTTCCAACTGTCGTCCAGGTCGTCGGCCCGGCTGAAATGGCATACCTGAGCCAGTCTGAAATCATTTATGAGGCAGTCGGCATCCAGTCACCAATCCGGTGGCCGCGCGCAAGCGTCACGCTCGTCGAGCAGCGTCATGCCAAAGTTTTCGCCAAACTTGGCCTCACGCCCGACGCGGCCGCGCTCGGCAAGCCAGAGCTGCTGCGTCGCGCGGCCCTACAGTCAAATGACGCCCAAATCATCGAATACGTCAACGAAGTGAAGGTGTCTTTTGGCGCACAACTCGACCGCCTCAAACAGTTATTACATGAAGCCGATCCATCGCTAGCTGAGGCACTTGACCGGGGAAGAGAGAAGATATTCCACCAACTCAACGGACTGGAACAGCGCTTCTTTGCGAGCTACGCCCAGCGCGACGCGGCACGAACCCGCCAGATTGAGCGCGCCATCACTGCGCTTACCCCGCATGGACAACCCCAGGAGCGCGTTCTCAATATCCTTTCGTTCCTCGTCAAATATGGACCATCCCTGCTGACGCACAGCTACACAAAGATTGATTTCCAAACAACGGACCATCAGTGGATATTGCTTGAGCCAGGGCGCGCCTGA